From one Caldithrix abyssi DSM 13497 genomic stretch:
- a CDS encoding Ig-like domain-containing protein, with product MKTRIVILILGLATAILATTYHTLPFNGQNAFAPDEDFITSTDTVLAYCTWDDQYLYLGLSSPFLATPNDTARGRYDSFWYIDTDPHPDNPKSGLGTDQTGSYFIQINTSQPWWFDEQSWELPFFADYRIIPRYYKKDSVYASFYYYDSDSARWFFRGDIDTSLANLNYIDGYYELRLPLDSLNFPTDINILGYSVDGQWESDIYWDDEYGFTRDVGGTFASWPWSSLVGGDGDYHTKGKFNHWFHFHLQPGISPDQENDPPVASPITGQTINEGESFAVIDLNSYVFDDLTPDTLLIWTTETIDLIVTIQDSNQAQVSTPNPNWNGTETITFIVTDEGGKSDTTTGTFTMLGDNQIPVAVNDSSNTIEEQSVSINLTANDSDADNDSLHIDRILTTNNGTVVIDNDSMVTYTPNVDFHGTDSFEYVVTDGNGGRDTATVFVTVDNRNDPPEIVNLPDVINMTTNDSTKLYMMDYAYDVDTPDSLLTWSFSVNDPAISYAYDQTTDTLTIYSHEINGDFYLFTTLTDDSGASDQDTITIRVSGTSALDLRSTAIPDQFTVLQNFPNPFNPSTHLAFGLTKSSDVQIEIFNILGQRVFSKRLSGLSAGFHTVKVDAARWPAGIYLYRISAENTMVIKKMVLVR from the coding sequence ATGAAAACAAGGATTGTCATTTTAATATTAGGTCTGGCCACAGCTATTCTGGCCACCACCTACCATACGCTACCGTTTAACGGGCAAAATGCCTTTGCGCCGGACGAAGATTTTATAACCAGCACCGATACCGTTTTGGCCTATTGCACCTGGGATGATCAGTACCTTTACCTGGGATTATCCAGCCCCTTTTTAGCGACGCCGAACGATACGGCGCGCGGTCGTTACGATTCGTTCTGGTACATCGACACCGATCCCCATCCTGACAATCCAAAATCAGGGCTGGGCACCGACCAGACCGGTTCTTATTTCATCCAGATCAATACCTCACAGCCCTGGTGGTTTGATGAACAAAGCTGGGAATTACCATTCTTTGCCGATTACAGAATCATTCCACGCTATTACAAAAAGGACTCGGTTTACGCTTCCTTTTACTACTACGACAGCGACTCAGCTCGATGGTTTTTTAGAGGCGACATTGACACTTCCCTGGCTAATTTGAATTACATCGACGGATATTACGAACTTCGTCTGCCGTTAGATTCGCTCAATTTCCCAACGGACATCAACATTCTGGGCTATTCGGTTGACGGTCAATGGGAAAGCGATATTTACTGGGACGATGAATACGGTTTTACCAGGGATGTTGGCGGTACTTTTGCCAGCTGGCCCTGGAGCTCGCTGGTTGGAGGCGATGGCGATTACCATACAAAAGGCAAATTTAACCACTGGTTCCATTTTCATCTGCAACCGGGCATTTCTCCCGATCAGGAAAACGATCCGCCGGTGGCCTCGCCCATCACCGGGCAAACCATCAACGAAGGCGAATCTTTTGCGGTTATTGATCTGAACAGTTACGTGTTTGACGACCTTACGCCCGACACCCTGTTGATCTGGACCACGGAAACCATCGATCTGATCGTCACTATCCAGGACAGCAACCAGGCGCAGGTTTCAACGCCCAATCCTAACTGGAACGGCACAGAAACCATCACCTTCATCGTAACCGACGAGGGCGGAAAATCGGACACCACCACTGGAACCTTTACGATGTTGGGAGACAATCAAATACCGGTCGCCGTCAATGATAGCAGCAATACCATCGAAGAACAAAGCGTTTCCATCAATCTGACCGCCAATGACAGCGACGCAGACAACGACTCGCTACATATCGACCGCATTTTAACCACGAACAACGGAACGGTCGTTATTGATAACGACAGCATGGTTACTTACACGCCGAACGTCGATTTCCACGGCACCGATTCTTTTGAATATGTGGTAACCGATGGCAACGGCGGACGCGATACAGCCACGGTTTTCGTAACTGTTGACAATCGCAACGATCCTCCGGAAATCGTCAATCTGCCAGATGTGATTAATATGACCACCAACGATTCGACCAAACTGTACATGATGGATTACGCCTACGATGTGGATACGCCCGATTCGCTGCTGACCTGGAGCTTTTCGGTCAATGATCCGGCCATCAGCTACGCCTACGACCAGACGACCGATACGCTGACCATTTACTCCCACGAAATAAACGGTGATTTTTATCTGTTCACCACCCTGACGGACGACAGCGGCGCCAGCGATCAGGACACCATTACCATCCGCGTGAGCGGAACCAGCGCTCTCGATCTGCGTTCGACGGCCATTCCCGATCAATTTACCGTGCTGCAAAATTTTCCGAACCCGTTTAATCCGTCAACCCATCTGGCCTTTGGCCTGACCAAATCGAGCGATGTTCAAATCGAAATCTTTAATATCCTTGGTCAGCGCGTTTTCAGCAAACGGCTGAGCGGCCTGTCCGCCGGTTTTCATACGGTGAAAGTTGACGCCGCCCGCTGGCCTGCCGGCATTTATCTTTATCGGATTTCGGCCGAAAACACTATGGTCATCAAAAAGATGGTACTGGTGCGCTGA
- a CDS encoding non-ribosomal peptide synthetase, translated as MTDIEKLLAKLSPEKRKLLELKLKKEGRAANAFPLSYAQQRLWFLQQLEPESTAYHIPAAVKLIGKLNKSALIQSLQTIIDRHEILRTTFTTINGTPMQVVSPKSPFQLEESDLSNLPEAEREKKLNEILKAENSRPFDLSKGPLLRVHLIRLQKDAHVLSIIMHHIISDGWSVGIFVNEFSQLYNQFVKNEPPSLPPLKIQYADFAVWQKKKLEGEIKEKQLPYWKQKLSGSLPVLELPTDHPRPAIKTYRGSHRQAALKGEIVERVRRLAQQNNTTLFMTLLSAFYALLYRYSNQEDICVGTPIANRNRAETEGLIGFFVNTLVLRNDLSGEPSFKEILERTRSMALEAFSNQDLPFEMLVEELQPERSMSHTPLFQVMFVYQNALDGALQLPDLKVEPLPLRNENAKFDLTLTVAELADEFALDVEFDTDLFEPDTIDRMLTHFQQILRAAVEQPDVPVTRLDLLTEREKKLLLDEWIPRGPVFPPGKCIHQWFEEQAEKFADRPALTFEGQHITYGELNRRANQLAHYLLEHDVQPDDLIAIYSERAPHLLVAILAVLKAGAAYLPIDPVYPPERIAFMLEDAEAKIVLTQSALKDNLNLQGKKTVLLDEEWPAIEKRSADNPQTKVGPQNLIYVIYTSGSTGKPKGTLITHYNVVRLFQATDHWFRFNESDVWTLFHSYAFDFSVWEIWGALLYGGRLVIVPQLISRSPEQFYRLLLDEKVTVLNQTPSAFKQLMHAEELIGQPPYATHLRYIIFGGEALELNSLRPWFEKHGDQQPQLINMYGITETTVHVTYRPLTLKDVEEARGSVIGEPIPDLQVYILDQYFQPQPIGIPGEIHVGGAGLARGYLKREELTATKFVPHPFSDQPNARLYRSGDLGRFLPNGDIEYIGRIDNQIKIRGFRIELGEIETLLARHPAVRACLVTTARDPQGNNLIAAYIVPVKGQQVNGQQLREYLRESLPEYMVPSAFVALDEFPLTPNGKIDRRALPDPLTHRIDLQREYEPPKTPTEEALAKIFGEILNISKVGSNDHFFELGGHSLLATQLISRIRDALGVDLPLKTLFEHPVVSELGQAIDHLKRKSTGIEEPPIKPIDRSGELPLSFAQQRLWFLYQMQPDDASYNIPAAFRVKGPLKVELLQQVMDEIARRHETLRTVFKTVDGRPKVEILEQSPIKIERQKISGEKSVEDCIVAEARTPFNLESGPLVRVKTLEINPEEYVIILNMHHIISDGWSMGILMNEVGALYRAFSQGQPSPLPELEIQYVDFAAWQRQWLQGEVLEEHLNFWKEKLGHGSPPLQLPTDFPRPATLSYNGAHLHFKIDPALSKKIREFSQEHDLTLFMTLLSAFMLLLNKYTAQQDISVGTPVANRTRSEIEKLIGFFVNTLVMRGDLDNSQSVNDFLQQIKDYALGAFAHQDLPFEKVVDAIQPDRDVAHTPLFQVMFMLQNLPAGAQQISDITIEPMSVENGLSQFELTLALTEVEDGINGSLEYNTDLFKAQTMRRFIDHFLFIVEQVISHPQKTLKQISLVSEEELKALKGVWQEAAREIPEMAIHHLIEVQAEAHPQKTALISGQERMSYGELNRLSSALAAFLVKQGIGKGKRVGISLSRSPRLIVSLLAILKSGAAYVPLDVNYPRERLEFMVRDAAISLLITESSLKERVNFEDVPLLALDENADWQTTPVKDLPSVSPEQAAYVIYTSGSTGQPKGVMVSHRSVVNHNLAMAELFELSEHDRMLQFATINFDAAGEEIYPTLQSGATLVLRGNETLISGEQLLNLIEEQNITIVDLPTAYWHQLLAELKQLQRPIPQSLRLLILGGDKLASERYKEWLELGGGRIRTLNTYGPTETTIVSTAFECPTSVEEVEQLCEIPIGKPIANTRAYVLDANLQPVPPGIPGELCIGGLGVAMGYLNREDLTAERFVADPFATNPGERMYRTGDLVRMRDDGNIEFIGRVDNQVKIRGFRVELDEIEHALLESPLVKEAAVVAREVQPNNKRLIAYVILRDKENAEIAQLKNELKQKLPEYMVPSSFIVLDAFPYLPSGKIDRRALPFSPEMVVEKQREYVPPANEKEEILSDVWQSVLGIKPISVEDNFFELGGDSILSIQIIARARQRGLQITPMQIFQYQTIRQLAAVAQEAEVIHAEQGLVTGAAPLTPIQRWFVEQNFKHPEHWNQSLLLEVHQKLDAELLKQVTAALLAHHDALRLQLNLKQKSPEQLFTEMPDEPPFFYFDLQNLNAEDQKKAIENEAAKLQASFDLNRAPLIRIAYFNTGALPHRILITVHHLAMDGVSWRILLEDLQMAYQLAAQGKEIQLPPKTTSFKEWALKLKEFAQSEPLLKELDYWKSIATKEIPKIQADFPQGENLEKFAAGVYDSLSKEQTEALLKDVPPVYKTEINDILLTALVRAFARWNGRRSMLLNMEGHGRENIVPGVDHSRTIGWFTSLYPVYLNLERTSEPGEAIKTIKEQIRQIPSNGIGYGILRYLHPDPSLRRQLDGLDRADLTFNYLGQFDQALPEGSIFKPARENKGPERHPEELRASQIDVTCAITGGQLNFSFNFSDRRFKNETIASFVSIYKEELIRLIEHCQSPEAGGVTASDFELANLDNKKLDKVLSQLQKGKKKKK; from the coding sequence ATGACCGATATCGAAAAACTGTTAGCCAAACTATCGCCGGAAAAACGTAAACTGTTAGAGCTTAAACTCAAAAAAGAAGGGCGAGCGGCCAACGCTTTTCCGCTCTCTTACGCCCAGCAGCGTCTGTGGTTTTTGCAACAATTGGAACCGGAAAGCACGGCTTACCACATTCCGGCTGCCGTCAAGTTGATTGGCAAATTGAACAAATCTGCCCTAATACAAAGTCTGCAAACCATCATTGACCGCCACGAAATTTTACGCACTACTTTCACGACTATTAACGGCACGCCCATGCAGGTTGTTTCACCCAAAAGTCCTTTTCAGTTAGAGGAAAGCGATCTTTCCAATTTGCCCGAAGCGGAGCGAGAGAAAAAGTTAAACGAAATACTCAAAGCCGAAAACAGCCGACCATTTGATTTGAGCAAAGGTCCCCTGCTGCGCGTCCATTTAATTCGTTTGCAAAAAGATGCACACGTTTTAAGCATCATCATGCACCACATCATTTCCGATGGCTGGTCGGTGGGCATTTTTGTCAATGAATTCAGCCAATTGTACAATCAATTTGTAAAAAATGAACCGCCCTCTTTACCGCCGCTTAAAATTCAGTACGCCGATTTTGCGGTCTGGCAAAAAAAGAAACTGGAAGGCGAAATAAAAGAGAAGCAACTGCCGTACTGGAAGCAAAAGCTATCCGGCAGCCTGCCGGTGCTGGAGCTGCCCACCGACCATCCGCGGCCAGCCATTAAAACCTACCGCGGCAGTCATCGCCAGGCTGCGTTGAAAGGCGAAATCGTGGAAAGAGTGCGTCGTCTGGCGCAGCAAAATAACACCACGCTTTTCATGACTCTGCTCAGCGCCTTTTACGCCCTGCTTTACCGTTATTCCAATCAGGAAGACATCTGCGTCGGTACGCCCATCGCCAACCGTAATCGGGCCGAAACCGAAGGGCTGATCGGTTTTTTTGTAAACACCCTGGTTTTGCGTAACGATCTTTCCGGCGAACCGTCGTTTAAAGAAATTCTGGAACGCACGCGAAGCATGGCTCTGGAAGCCTTTTCCAACCAGGATTTACCCTTTGAGATGCTGGTGGAAGAATTACAGCCGGAACGCAGCATGAGCCACACGCCTTTGTTCCAGGTGATGTTCGTTTACCAGAACGCGCTGGACGGCGCCTTACAGCTGCCCGATCTTAAGGTGGAGCCGCTGCCTTTACGCAACGAAAACGCCAAGTTCGATTTGACCCTTACCGTGGCCGAGCTGGCGGACGAGTTTGCCCTTGACGTGGAATTTGACACCGATTTGTTTGAACCAGACACCATCGACCGCATGCTGACGCATTTTCAGCAAATCCTGCGCGCCGCCGTGGAACAACCTGACGTGCCCGTAACGCGGCTCGACTTACTGACCGAACGGGAGAAGAAGCTGCTGCTGGACGAATGGATCCCCAGGGGGCCCGTCTTTCCGCCGGGAAAGTGCATCCATCAATGGTTTGAAGAGCAGGCTGAAAAATTTGCCGATCGGCCCGCGCTGACCTTTGAAGGACAACATATTACCTACGGCGAATTAAATCGCCGCGCCAATCAACTGGCGCACTATTTGCTGGAACACGACGTACAACCCGACGATTTAATCGCCATTTACTCCGAACGGGCGCCGCATTTGCTTGTGGCTATTTTAGCCGTTTTAAAAGCAGGCGCCGCCTACCTGCCCATCGATCCGGTTTACCCGCCGGAGCGCATCGCCTTTATGTTAGAAGACGCCGAAGCAAAGATCGTTTTAACACAATCGGCGTTAAAAGACAATCTGAATTTGCAGGGCAAAAAAACCGTTTTACTGGATGAAGAGTGGCCGGCAATCGAAAAGAGATCCGCCGACAATCCGCAAACAAAAGTTGGGCCGCAAAACCTGATTTACGTGATTTACACTTCCGGCTCCACCGGCAAACCCAAAGGCACCTTAATTACGCATTACAATGTCGTTCGTCTTTTTCAGGCCACCGACCACTGGTTCCGCTTTAACGAAAGCGACGTGTGGACCCTTTTTCACAGCTATGCTTTCGATTTTTCGGTTTGGGAAATCTGGGGAGCGCTGCTCTACGGCGGACGGCTGGTCATTGTGCCGCAGTTAATCAGCCGCTCGCCGGAACAATTTTACCGTTTGCTGCTGGATGAAAAGGTGACGGTTTTAAATCAAACGCCTTCCGCTTTTAAACAGCTCATGCACGCCGAAGAATTAATCGGCCAGCCGCCCTACGCCACCCATTTACGTTACATTATTTTTGGCGGCGAAGCGCTGGAATTAAACAGCCTGCGTCCCTGGTTCGAAAAGCACGGCGATCAACAACCTCAGTTGATTAACATGTACGGCATTACCGAAACCACCGTACACGTTACCTATCGACCTCTTACCTTAAAAGACGTGGAAGAGGCGCGGGGCAGCGTGATTGGCGAGCCCATTCCCGACCTGCAGGTTTACATTCTGGATCAGTACTTCCAGCCGCAGCCCATCGGCATCCCCGGTGAAATTCACGTGGGCGGCGCCGGACTGGCTCGCGGTTATCTGAAGCGCGAAGAGCTAACCGCAACAAAATTTGTGCCTCATCCATTCTCCGATCAGCCCAACGCCCGGCTCTACCGTTCCGGAGACCTGGGGCGCTTCCTGCCAAATGGCGACATTGAATACATCGGCCGCATCGATAACCAGATCAAGATCCGCGGCTTTCGCATTGAACTGGGCGAAATCGAAACCCTGCTGGCCAGACATCCTGCGGTTCGCGCCTGCCTGGTAACCACAGCCCGCGATCCTCAGGGCAATAACCTGATCGCCGCTTACATTGTTCCCGTTAAGGGGCAGCAGGTCAACGGCCAGCAGCTAAGAGAATATTTACGGGAAAGCCTGCCGGAATACATGGTGCCTTCCGCTTTTGTGGCGCTTGATGAATTTCCGCTAACGCCCAACGGCAAAATCGATCGCCGCGCCCTGCCCGATCCGCTGACGCACCGCATTGATCTGCAACGGGAGTACGAGCCTCCCAAAACGCCCACTGAGGAAGCTCTGGCTAAAATTTTCGGCGAAATTCTCAACATTTCTAAAGTCGGTTCCAACGACCACTTTTTTGAATTGGGCGGACATTCGCTGCTGGCCACGCAGCTCATTTCGCGCATTCGAGATGCGCTGGGCGTTGACCTGCCGTTAAAAACTTTATTCGAACATCCGGTGGTTAGCGAACTGGGGCAGGCCATAGACCACCTTAAAAGAAAAAGCACGGGCATAGAAGAGCCGCCCATCAAACCGATTGATCGATCCGGCGAGCTGCCCCTTTCCTTTGCCCAACAGCGTCTGTGGTTCCTTTACCAGATGCAGCCGGACGACGCGTCTTACAACATCCCTGCCGCCTTCCGCGTAAAAGGCCCTTTAAAGGTGGAGTTGTTGCAACAGGTTATGGACGAGATCGCCCGCCGTCACGAAACCCTGCGCACGGTATTTAAAACGGTTGACGGCAGGCCGAAAGTGGAAATTTTAGAACAATCGCCGATTAAAATCGAACGGCAAAAGATAAGCGGCGAAAAAAGCGTTGAGGACTGCATCGTTGCCGAAGCGCGAACGCCTTTTAACCTGGAAAGCGGTCCGCTGGTGCGCGTGAAGACGCTGGAAATCAATCCCGAAGAATACGTCATCATTCTGAACATGCATCATATTATCAGCGATGGCTGGTCGATGGGTATTTTAATGAACGAGGTGGGCGCCCTGTACCGCGCTTTCAGCCAGGGCCAACCTTCGCCGTTGCCCGAGCTGGAAATACAGTACGTCGATTTTGCCGCCTGGCAGCGCCAGTGGCTCCAGGGCGAGGTATTAGAAGAACATCTGAATTTCTGGAAAGAAAAATTAGGACACGGTTCGCCGCCCTTACAATTGCCCACCGATTTTCCGCGGCCGGCAACGCTCTCTTACAACGGCGCGCATTTACATTTTAAGATTGATCCGGCCCTGAGCAAAAAGATTCGCGAGTTTTCTCAGGAACACGATCTGACGCTTTTCATGACTCTGCTGTCAGCCTTTATGCTGCTGCTCAATAAGTACACCGCCCAGCAGGATATCAGCGTCGGAACGCCGGTCGCTAACCGCACGCGTTCGGAAATCGAAAAGCTGATCGGCTTTTTTGTCAACACGCTGGTCATGCGCGGCGACCTGGACAACAGCCAGAGCGTTAACGATTTTCTGCAGCAGATTAAAGACTATGCCCTTGGCGCTTTTGCGCACCAGGATTTACCATTCGAAAAGGTGGTGGACGCCATTCAGCCCGATCGGGACGTGGCCCACACACCGCTTTTTCAGGTCATGTTTATGCTGCAGAATCTGCCTGCCGGGGCGCAACAGATTTCCGATATTACCATCGAACCCATGTCGGTCGAAAACGGCCTTTCCCAGTTCGAATTAACGCTGGCCTTAACAGAAGTGGAAGACGGCATCAACGGCAGCCTGGAATACAACACTGATCTGTTTAAAGCGCAAACCATGCGGCGCTTTATCGATCACTTTTTATTCATCGTTGAGCAAGTGATTTCCCATCCGCAAAAAACGCTTAAACAAATATCGCTTGTTTCGGAGGAGGAACTAAAGGCGCTGAAGGGCGTCTGGCAGGAGGCGGCGAGAGAAATTCCGGAGATGGCCATTCACCATCTGATCGAGGTGCAGGCCGAAGCGCATCCGCAAAAAACGGCCCTGATCAGCGGGCAGGAGCGGATGAGCTACGGAGAGCTCAATCGTCTTTCCAGCGCCCTGGCCGCCTTTTTGGTCAAACAGGGAATCGGTAAAGGCAAGCGTGTGGGCATCAGTCTCTCCCGCTCTCCCCGTTTGATCGTAAGCCTGCTGGCCATTTTGAAAAGCGGCGCGGCTTATGTTCCGCTGGACGTCAACTATCCGCGCGAACGGCTGGAATTCATGGTGCGCGATGCGGCCATTTCTCTTTTGATTACCGAATCTTCTTTAAAAGAGCGCGTAAATTTTGAAGATGTCCCCTTGCTGGCGTTAGACGAAAATGCGGACTGGCAGACAACGCCAGTCAAAGACCTGCCTTCGGTTTCGCCCGAGCAAGCCGCTTATGTTATTTACACCTCCGGTTCCACCGGGCAGCCCAAGGGCGTGATGGTCAGCCATCGTTCCGTGGTCAACCACAATCTGGCCATGGCCGAGCTGTTCGAACTGAGCGAACACGATCGCATGCTGCAGTTTGCCACCATCAATTTTGACGCGGCCGGGGAGGAAATTTACCCCACTTTACAAAGCGGCGCCACCCTTGTGTTGCGCGGCAACGAAACGCTCATTTCCGGCGAACAACTATTGAATTTAATCGAAGAACAAAACATCACTATTGTAGATTTGCCAACCGCTTACTGGCATCAGTTGCTGGCCGAATTAAAACAACTGCAGCGGCCGATTCCGCAAAGTTTGCGTTTGCTGATTTTAGGCGGCGACAAGCTGGCCAGCGAACGCTACAAAGAGTGGCTGGAACTGGGCGGCGGGCGCATTCGCACGCTGAACACCTACGGCCCAACAGAAACCACCATTGTTTCTACCGCTTTTGAATGCCCAACCAGCGTGGAAGAGGTTGAACAATTATGCGAAATTCCCATCGGCAAACCGATTGCCAATACACGCGCTTACGTGCTCGACGCCAACCTGCAGCCGGTTCCCCCTGGCATTCCCGGCGAATTGTGCATTGGCGGCCTGGGCGTGGCCATGGGGTACCTGAATCGTGAAGACCTGACGGCCGAACGCTTTGTGGCCGATCCCTTTGCAACCAATCCGGGCGAACGCATGTACCGCACAGGCGATCTGGTTCGTATGCGCGACGATGGCAACATCGAATTCATCGGCCGCGTGGATAATCAGGTAAAAATTCGCGGTTTTCGCGTGGAGCTGGATGAGATCGAGCACGCTTTGCTGGAATCTCCGCTGGTTAAAGAAGCGGCCGTGGTGGCACGCGAGGTGCAGCCGAACAACAAACGCTTAATTGCCTACGTCATTCTTCGCGATAAAGAAAATGCAGAGATTGCTCAACTTAAAAACGAGCTCAAACAAAAATTACCGGAATACATGGTTCCGTCATCTTTCATCGTGTTAGACGCTTTTCCATACCTGCCCAGCGGCAAAATCGACCGCCGTGCCCTGCCTTTTTCGCCGGAGATGGTTGTTGAAAAGCAACGAGAATATGTTCCGCCGGCCAATGAAAAAGAAGAGATTTTGTCCGATGTCTGGCAATCGGTACTGGGCATCAAACCAATCAGCGTGGAAGACAACTTTTTTGAATTAGGCGGCGATTCCATTTTAAGTATTCAAATCATTGCCCGCGCCAGACAACGCGGTTTGCAAATCACGCCCATGCAAATCTTTCAATACCAGACCATTCGCCAGTTGGCGGCCGTTGCACAGGAAGCGGAGGTCATTCACGCCGAACAGGGCCTGGTAACCGGCGCCGCCCCTCTCACGCCCATCCAGCGCTGGTTTGTGGAGCAAAACTTCAAACATCCGGAGCACTGGAATCAATCGCTGCTTCTGGAAGTACATCAAAAGCTGGACGCCGAGCTTTTAAAACAGGTGACCGCCGCCCTGCTGGCGCACCACGATGCCCTGCGTTTGCAGCTCAATTTAAAGCAGAAATCGCCCGAACAACTTTTTACGGAAATGCCCGATGAGCCGCCTTTCTTCTATTTTGATTTGCAAAATCTAAACGCCGAAGATCAGAAAAAAGCCATCGAAAACGAGGCGGCTAAACTCCAGGCTTCGTTCGACCTGAACAGAGCGCCCTTAATACGCATTGCTTACTTTAACACCGGAGCGCTGCCCCATCGAATCCTGATCACCGTTCATCACCTGGCCATGGACGGCGTATCGTGGCGTATTCTGCTGGAAGACCTGCAAATGGCCTATCAACTGGCGGCGCAGGGCAAAGAAATTCAATTGCCGCCCAAAACAACTTCTTTTAAAGAATGGGCTCTAAAATTAAAGGAATTTGCCCAAAGCGAACCTCTGCTTAAAGAGCTGGATTACTGGAAATCCATTGCCACAAAAGAGATTCCGAAAATTCAAGCCGATTTTCCGCAGGGCGAGAATCTTGAGAAATTTGCGGCCGGCGTTTACGATTCGCTAAGCAAAGAACAAACCGAAGCGCTGCTCAAAGACGTGCCGCCGGTTTACAAAACAGAAATTAACGACATCTTACTCACGGCGCTGGTAAGAGCGTTTGCCCGCTGGAACGGCCGGCGTTCCATGCTTTTGAACATGGAAGGCCACGGCCGGGAAAACATCGTGCCCGGCGTTGATCACTCCAGGACCATCGGCTGGTTCACTTCGCTTTATCCGGTTTATCTGAATCTGGAAAGAACCTCTGAACCCGGCGAGGCCATCAAAACCATTAAAGAACAGATTCGCCAGATTCCGAGCAACGGTATTGGCTACGGCATTCTGCGTTACCTGCATCCCGATCCTTCTCTGCGGCGGCAGTTAGACGGTCTGGATCGCGCCGATCTTACCTTTAACTATCTGGGGCAGTTCGACCAGGCTCTGCCCGAAGGTTCCATCTTCAAACCTGCGCGCGAGAACAAAGGCCCTGAGCGCCATCCGGAGGAGTTGCGCGCCAGCCAGATCGATGTGACCTGCGCGATCACCGGCGGCCAACTTAATTTTTCCTTTAACTTCAGCGACAGGCGGTTTAAAAATGAAACCATCGCTTCATTCGTTTCCATTTACAAAGAAGAGTTAATCCGCTTAATCGAACACTGCCAGTCGCCTGAAGCCGGCGGCGTAACCGCCTCGGATTTTGAACTGGCCAACCTGGACAATAAGAAGCTGGACAAAGTGCTTTCACAGTTACAAAAGGGCAAAAAAAAGAAAAAATAG
- a CDS encoding four helix bundle protein: protein MKENNLIRNKSYQFALKIINIYKFLQEEKREFLLSKQLLRSGTSIGANIEEAIGGQSKKDFYAKLSIAYKESRETHYWIRLLRDSGYLNAETAKQLLEDCDELLRILGSIQLTIQKKL from the coding sequence ATGAAAGAGAATAATTTAATTCGTAATAAAAGTTACCAGTTCGCATTAAAGATTATTAACATTTACAAATTTCTTCAAGAGGAGAAAAGAGAATTTTTACTTTCTAAACAACTATTAAGAAGCGGAACATCAATAGGGGCCAATATTGAAGAAGCAATTGGGGGCCAATCAAAAAAAGATTTTTATGCCAAACTTTCAATTGCTTACAAAGAAAGCAGAGAGACCCACTACTGGATTCGACTATTGCGAGACAGTGGTTATCTAAATGCAGAGACGGCTAAACAATTACTCGAAGATTGCGATGAATTATTACGGATTTTAGGTTCTATTCAATTAACAATACAAAAAAAACTTTAA